A genomic stretch from Malus domestica chromosome 15, GDT2T_hap1 includes:
- the LOC139191786 gene encoding serine/threonine receptor-like kinase NFP, with amino-acid sequence MSATEKLSKTQVYKRPVFFVILHSSESSTNSFVFLATLAVEVATTPMAVIFLLIFVSFSSSNFASALLPTTGPDFSCSADSPTSSQAYVTYISQPPSYKDLGSIADVFGVSHSSVSKANKQVSADGQLVPGQPLLIPINCGFTGNHYFANVTYRMNRGDNYFHVPATLLENLTNLCAVKDLNLGLNPTDVMPGSDIIFPLFCKCPSKAHSNAGVKFLATYVWQSIDDVFNVSNKFDSSVLDILAAPQQALPC; translated from the coding sequence ATGTCAGCAACTGAAAAATTGTCAAAAACTCAGGTCTATAAAAGGCCTGTTTTCTTTGTAATTCTTCATTCATCAGAATCAAGCACAAATTCATTTGTTTTTCTTGCAACTCTAGCTGTTGAAGTTGCAACAACACCAATGGCGGTCATCTTTCTCCTAATTTTCGTATCGTTTTCGAGCAGCAACTTTGCATCTGCATTGCTACCCACCACAGGCCCTGACTTTTCATGCTCTGCAGACTCCCCTACCTCAAGTCAAGCATATGTCACGTACATTTCCCAGCCCCCAAGCTACAAGGATCTTGGATCCATAGCTGATGTCTTCGGTGTTAGTCACTCATCGGTTTCAAAAGCGAATAAACAAGTCTCCGCTGACGGCCAGTTGGTTCCGGGACAGCCCTTACTAATACCTATCAACTGTGGTTTCACCGGAAACCACTACTTTGCCAATGTGACTTACAGGATGAACAGAGGTGACAATTATTTCCACGTACCAGCCACTTTGTTGGAAAACCTCACCAACCTTTGCGCGGTGAAGGACTTGAATCTCGGTTTGAATCCCACTGACGTGATGCCTGGCTCCGATATAATCTTCCCCTTGTTCTGCAAGTGCCCCTCCAAAGCTCATTCCAATGCAGGGGTCAAATTTCTCGCTACTTATGTGTGGCAGTCCATTGATGATGTCTTCAATGTGAGTAACAAGTTTGATAGCTCAGTTCTTGACATACTAGCAGCGCCGCAGCAGGCTCTCCCGTGTTGA
- the LOC103401274 gene encoding serine/threonine receptor-like kinase NFP, which translates to MNLDEHCRIGSSIYKGNIYGKDLAVKQTKGDIKEELNILQRVNHVNLVSLLGTSCETGGSQWFLVYDYAENGSLDKGLHHNSAASSSSSSALPCLSWSQRIHIALDVASGLHCMHDHTQPNIVHWDVRSKNILLDSKFKAKLANFSMARTVADPTMAKVDVFAFGILMFELLSGKKALKTKDNGVNVMLCKEIREGLRLEEERVDTIMKLMDLKLDNRYSIDGALSLAALAWICTQEKALARPKMDRSRLSPLGTCSVIL; encoded by the coding sequence ATGAACCTTGACGAGCATTGTCGAATTGGGAGTTCAATTTACAAGGGCAATATATATGGGAAGGATTTGGCTGTGAAGCAAACCAAGGGCGATATCAAGGAGGAGCTGAATATCCTCCAAAGAGTGAATCATGTGAATCTGGTGAGCTTGTTAGGCACTTCGTGCGAAACTGGTGGGAGTCAGTGGTTCTTGGTTTACGATTATGCTGAGAACGGTTCACTTGACAAGGGGTTGCACCACAACTCTGCAGCCTCTTCATCATCAAGCTCTGCGTTGCCTTGCCTCAGTTGGAGCCAAAGAATACACATAGCTTTAGATGTTGCGAGTGGTCTGCACTGCATGCATGATCACACGCAACCGAACATTGTTCACTGGGATGTCAGGTCGAAGAACATCCTTCTGGACTCCAAATTCAAGGCCAAGCTAGCAAATTTCTCAATGGCTAGAACTGTTGCAGACCCTACAATGGCGAAAGTGGATGTCTTCGCATTTGGGATCCTTATGTTCGAGTTGCTCTCAGGAAAGAAGgccttgaaaacaaaagataatgGAGTAAATGTAATGTTGTGCAAGGAAATAAGGGAGGGTTTGAGGCTTGAAGAGGAGAGAGTGGATACGATTATGAAGTTGATGGATCTGAAATTGGATAATCGCTATTCTATTGATGGTGCTTTGAGTTTGGCAGCCTTGGCATGGATATGCACTCAAGAAAAGGCTTTGGCAAGGCCGAAAATGGACAGAAGTCGTCTTTCACCTCTCGGTACTTGCTCAGTCATCCTCTAA
- the LOC103425076 gene encoding pentatricopeptide repeat-containing protein At5g66631 isoform X1, with protein MQFKQLFRRTNLINILTQQQTRHYAHDLFPNKVSNYLHRAKLIDSIRLRLRSNAPNSLAPLANDRLLDSFVVTQALRSAPSADSALSLVEFLESNRRFDHTQNTVHALATVLAKSRRAAELNSLIEAVHAGKFRNVCVSFMNVMQWKAAVGDVEAVVKTWDEYRVSSEKRVCVESYNIVMRIFAQMGKDSEAVRVFSMMIDEGAIPNSRTYTVMIEHLVSSGKWKSAMEVFNVLPLMRVKRTLNQFSVLVDACVGVEQFDEVENLLNEMRVDGILPGRAMRLSLQRIQEAGFVHETDEFLREMLPNGGIKSIKYCVDSGDGDDDDDEDSGEDAGDVGDVNGVQLKPWLDPRSLANALQKWNSDEVSALEEAKFVWTTRLVCKILRNFKSAETAWSFFCWVTCQPGFTHDIYTVQRMMTLLARHGLSELVDQLLNKIRIEQMRLPFCTIRLIIDFYGISKEADAALKVFHDDRNLCGPISNFNLMLLYSSLLRTLTKCGRDSDALDVLEEMIMSGIVPDIQTFSGLMHHFALNADIKTVQKLFAMVRQSGVQPDAYMFKVLIQAYCKCGRAALAWRVFEDLRNLKLVPDAATKELLVKSLWKEGKRREAAAVEESCEEVSDALPLTLRGHLWTVSSADLTKVFSIYSNSFLSAGG; from the coding sequence ATGCAGTTCAAGCAGCTATTTCGCAGGACAAACCTGATCAACATCCTCACCCAGCAACAAACCCGCCACTATGCTCACGATCTATTTCCCAACAAGGTCTCCAACTACCTCCACCGCGCCAAACTCATCGATTCCATTCGTCTCCGGCTCCGGTCCAACGCCCCAAACTCTCTCGCTCCGCTCGCAAACGACCGGCTTCTTGACTCCTTTGTTGTCACTCAAGCCCTCCGTTCCGCCCCCTCCGCCGATTCCGCCCTCTCCCTCGTTGAGTTTCTCGAATCAAACCGGCGTTTTGATCATACCCAGAACACGGTTCATGCCTTGGCCACCGTGCTTGCCAAGTCTCGCCGAGCTGCGGAGCTTAATTCCCTCATTGAAGCAGTTCATGCTGGGAAGTTTCGAAATGTTTGCGTCAGCTTCATGAATGTTATGCAGTGGAAGGCTGCAGTTGGAGATGTCGAGGCAGTTGTTAAAACATGGGATGAGTATAGGGTCAGCTCGGAGAAACGTGTGTGCGTGGAGTCTTATAACATTGTGATGCGCATTTTTGCGCAAATGGGGAAAGACTCGGAGGCGGTGAGGGTTTTTAGTATGATGATTGACGAAGGGGCAATCCCGAATAGTCGGACTTATACAGTGATGATTGAGCACCTTGTGAGTTCTGGGAAGTGGAAATCTGCAATGGAGGTGTTTAATGTGCTGCCTTTGATGAGGGTAAAGCGAACTTTGAACCAGTTTTCAGTTTTGGTAGATGCATGTGTTGGTGTTGAACAGTTTGACGAGGTTGAGAATTTACTTAATGAAATGCGGGTTGATGGGATATTGCCCGGGCGAGCTATGCGTTTGTCTTTGCAACGGATTCAAGAGGCGGGGTTTGTTCATGAGACTGATGAATTTCTAAGAGAAATGTTGCCGAATGGGGGAATCAAGAGCATAAAGTATTGTGTTGATAGCGGTGATGGTGATGACGATGACGATGAGGATAGTGGTGAGGATGCTGGTGATGTTGGTGATGTTAATGGGGTTCAGTTAAAGCCGTGGTTAGACCCAAGATCATTAGCAAATGCCTTGCAAAAATGGAACTCTGATGAGGTATCAGCATTGGAGGAGGCAAAATTTGTGTGGACAACTCGTTTAGTATGCAAGATTCTTAGGAATTTTAAATCAGCAGAAACAGCTTGGAGTTTTTTCTGTTGGGTCACTTGTCAGCCGGGTTTTACTCATGATATTTACACAGTACAAAGGATGATGACCCTTTTAGCACGCCACGGGCTTTCTGAATTGGTTGACCAACTATTAAACAAAATAAGGATTGAGCAAATGAGATTGCCCTTCTGCACTATCAGGTTGATCATTGATTTTTATGGTATCTCAAAGGAAGCTGACGCTGCTCTGAAGGTCTTTCACGATGATAGAAACCTGTGTGGCCCTATATCGAACTTTAATTTGATGCTTCTGTATTCCTCTCTTTTACGAACATTGACCAAGTGCGGGAGGGATTCTGATGCATTGGATGTGCTTGAAGAGATGATTATGTCTGGGATTGTTCCCGATATCCAGACGTTTTCAGGGTTGATGCATCATTTTGCACTAAATGCGGACATCAAAACTGTGCAGAAACTCTTTGCAATGGTTAGGCAGAGTGGAGTTCAACCAGATGCTTATATGTTTAAAGTCCTGATCCAAGCATATTGCAAGTGTGGGAGAGCTGCTCTTGCGTGGCGGGTTTTTGAAGACCTACGCAATTTAAAGTTGGTGCCTGACGCCGCCACAAAAGAGCTGCTTGTAAAGAGTCTTTGGAAGGAAGGAAAGCGGAGAGAGGCTGCCGCGGTGGAAGAGAGTTGTGAGGAAGTAAGTGACGCCCTTCCGCTCACATTGCGCGGCCACTTATGGACGGTAAGCTCTGCTGATCTTACAAAAGTTTTTTCTATTTACTCAAATAGTTTCTTATCAGCTGGCGGGTAG
- the LOC103401247 gene encoding LOW QUALITY PROTEIN: lysM domain receptor-like kinase 4 (The sequence of the model RefSeq protein was modified relative to this genomic sequence to represent the inferred CDS: inserted 5 bases in 5 codons; deleted 1 base in 1 codon), with the protein RYEESEVFVTVNPYEGQTFTDCYNPKTYSKSVLGYTCNGASKSCETFLTFRSRAPYNMVFAISNMLTSDVSQLAEINLVSEXATFETNKLVIVPITCSCSGEYYQINTSHVVVKVYTFLIVANNTLPGLSTCQAMLNQNSNLTAENLYIGDRLIVALRCACPTKNQTDLGFKYLLTYLIAQGDYVSLISTRFGSDTGRTLETNGXPFTALLFPLKNPPNSSQTVEPPTSSPSPPAIPPPPSNNSNKTWVYTLFGALGGGGLVLVIGHIIFCTFFRGSTKKGFDPIIASESFEPLEKPQGKKVEEEVSGLFRGLSGIAQSLQVYKFEDLQRATGGFSTAYMVKGXVYRAKINEDLAAIKKMNGDVSKEINLLKKVSHSNLIRLSGVCFNDGHSYLIYEYAVNGPLSDWIYYSSNHGKFLNWTQKIQILLDVASGLHYLHSFTTPPHVHKDVKSSNILLDSDFRAKIADFSLARSTEAPEGEFSLTNHIVGTXGYIAPEYLENGLISTKLDVYAFGARRLEVLTGKDIAMFYKKNICLSDVVYSLLNNEDGGQSLKEFMDPSMQKSYPPKLSLFVIKLIDNCLKRNPAARPRMEEMVQFMSRNMSNSLGXLSSNISGYQTLVRVLSSTETGTGSHSTA; encoded by the exons AGATACGAGGAATCGGAGGTTTTTGTAACTGTCAAT CCTTACGAGGGACAGACCTTCACGGATTGTTACAACCCAAAAACTTACTCAAAATCTGTTCTTGGCTACACCTGCAATGGAGCAAGCAAGAGTTGCGAAACATTCCTCACCTTCAGATCCCGGGCACCTTACAACATGGTCTTTGCCATCTCCAATATGCTGACTTCTGACGTGTCTCAGCTGGCAGAGATAAATTTGGTTTCTG AAGCAACGTTCGAAACCAACAAGTTGGTGATTGTTCCGATTACTTGCTCCTGCTCAGGTGAGTACTATCAGATAAACACGTCTCATGTTGTTGTGAAGGTCTATACGTTTTTAATTGTTGCGAATAACACATTGCCAGGCCTTTCGACATGTCAAGCTATGCTGAACCAGAATAGTAATCTAACTGCAGAAAACTTGTACATTGGTGATAGACTCATTGTTGCTCTTAGATGTGCTTGTCCCACAAAGAACCAAACTGACCTAGGTTTCAAGTATCTTTTGACTTACTTAATCGCTCAAGGTGATTATGTTTCATTGATCAGCACGAGATTTGGCTCGGATACAGGGAGAACTCTTGAAACTAATG CTCCCTTCACCGCACTTTTATTTCCTTTGAAAAACCCTCCAAACAGTTCTCAAACCGTAGAGCCTCCCACATCATCACCATCACCTCCAGCAATacctccaccaccctccaataACTCAAACAAAACATGGGTTTACACCCTTTTTGGGGCTCTTGGCGGAGGCGGACTTGTATTGGTCATAGGCCACATTATCTTCTGCACATTCTTCCGTGGAAGTACTAAGAAGGGTTTTGATCCAATTATTGCCTCAGAGAGCTTTGAGCCGCTTGAAAAACCACAAGGGAAAAAGGTGGAGGAAGAGGTCTCGGGACTTTTTAGAGGCTTATCTGGCATAGCTCAATCCCTCCAAGTTTACAAATTTGAGGATCTGCAACGCGCAACAGGTGGTTTTAGTACTGCTTATATGGTTAAGG CTGTTTATCGTGCCAAAATTAATGAGGATTTGGCAGCCATTAAGAAGATGAATGGAGATGTGTCCAAAGAgataaatttactaaaaaagGTCAGCCATTCTAATCTCATTCGCCTCTCTGGCGTTTGCTTTAATGATGGACATTCATATCTTATCTACGAGTATGCTGTCAATGGACCATTAAGTGATTGGATCTACTACAGCAGCAATCACGGGAAGTTCCTGAATTGGACACAAAAAATACAGATTCTGCTGGATGTGGCCTCAGGGCTTCACTATCTCCACAGCTTCACCACTCCTCCCCATGTCCACAAGGATGTAAAGAGCAGTAACATTCTTCTCGACAGCGATTTCAGGGCCAAGATCGCAGACTTCAGTCTAGCAAGGTCAACAGAAGCACCGGAAGGTGAGTTTTCTTTGACAAATCACATTGTCGGAA TAGGCTACATAGCTCCTGAGTACTTGGAAAATGGCTTGATATCCACAAAGCTTGATGTCTACGCATTTGGCGCTCGCAGGCTGGAAGTACTCACTGGAAAAGACATTgctatgttttacaaaaagaatATTTGCTTGTCTGATGTAGTATACTCTCTGCTTAACAACGAAGATGGAGGGCAGAGTTTGAAGGAGTTCATGGAT CCTTCTATGCAAAAGAGTTATCCTCCAAAACTTTCTCTTTTCGTGATCAAACTGATTGATAATTGCTTGAAAAGAAACCCTGCTGCTCGCCCGAGAATGGAGGAGATGGTGCAATTTATGTCAAGAAACATGAGCAATTCACTGG AATTGTCAAGCAACATCTCAGGCTATCAAACTTTAGTGAGAGTTCTTAGTAGCACCGAAACTGGAACAGGATCTCATTCAACTGCTTAG
- the LOC103425076 gene encoding pentatricopeptide repeat-containing protein At5g66631 isoform X2, with product MQFKQLFRRTNLINILTQQQTRHYAHDLFPNKVSNYLHRAKLIDSIRLRLRSNAPNSLAPLANDRLLDSFVVTQALRSAPSADSALSLVEFLESNRRFDHTQNTVHALATVLAKSRRAAELNSLIEAVHAGKFRNVCVSFMNVMQWKAAVGDVEAVVKTWDEYRVSSEKRVCVESYNIVMRIFAQMGKDSEAVRVFSMMIDEGAIPNSRTYTVMIEHLVSSGKWKSAMEVFNVLPLMRVKRTLNQFSVLVDACVGVEQFDEVENLLNEMRVDGILPGRAMRLSLQRIQEAGFVHETDEFLREMLPNGGIKSIKYCVDSGDGDDDDDEDSGEDAGDVGDVNGVQLKPWLDPRSLANALQKWNSDEVSALEEAKFVWTTRLVCKILRNFKSAETAWSFFCWVTCQPGFTHDIYTVQRMMTLLARHGLSELVDQLLNKIRIEQMRLPFCTIRLIIDFYGISKEADAALKVFHDDRNLCGPISNFNLMLLYSSLLRTLTKCGRDSDALDVLEEMIMSGIVPDIQTFSGLMHHFALNADIKTVQKLFAMVRQSGVQPDAYMFKVLIQAYCKCGRAALAWRVFEDLRNLKLVPDAATKELLVKSLWKEGKRREAAAVEESCEEVSDALPLTLRGHLWTRNT from the exons ATGCAGTTCAAGCAGCTATTTCGCAGGACAAACCTGATCAACATCCTCACCCAGCAACAAACCCGCCACTATGCTCACGATCTATTTCCCAACAAGGTCTCCAACTACCTCCACCGCGCCAAACTCATCGATTCCATTCGTCTCCGGCTCCGGTCCAACGCCCCAAACTCTCTCGCTCCGCTCGCAAACGACCGGCTTCTTGACTCCTTTGTTGTCACTCAAGCCCTCCGTTCCGCCCCCTCCGCCGATTCCGCCCTCTCCCTCGTTGAGTTTCTCGAATCAAACCGGCGTTTTGATCATACCCAGAACACGGTTCATGCCTTGGCCACCGTGCTTGCCAAGTCTCGCCGAGCTGCGGAGCTTAATTCCCTCATTGAAGCAGTTCATGCTGGGAAGTTTCGAAATGTTTGCGTCAGCTTCATGAATGTTATGCAGTGGAAGGCTGCAGTTGGAGATGTCGAGGCAGTTGTTAAAACATGGGATGAGTATAGGGTCAGCTCGGAGAAACGTGTGTGCGTGGAGTCTTATAACATTGTGATGCGCATTTTTGCGCAAATGGGGAAAGACTCGGAGGCGGTGAGGGTTTTTAGTATGATGATTGACGAAGGGGCAATCCCGAATAGTCGGACTTATACAGTGATGATTGAGCACCTTGTGAGTTCTGGGAAGTGGAAATCTGCAATGGAGGTGTTTAATGTGCTGCCTTTGATGAGGGTAAAGCGAACTTTGAACCAGTTTTCAGTTTTGGTAGATGCATGTGTTGGTGTTGAACAGTTTGACGAGGTTGAGAATTTACTTAATGAAATGCGGGTTGATGGGATATTGCCCGGGCGAGCTATGCGTTTGTCTTTGCAACGGATTCAAGAGGCGGGGTTTGTTCATGAGACTGATGAATTTCTAAGAGAAATGTTGCCGAATGGGGGAATCAAGAGCATAAAGTATTGTGTTGATAGCGGTGATGGTGATGACGATGACGATGAGGATAGTGGTGAGGATGCTGGTGATGTTGGTGATGTTAATGGGGTTCAGTTAAAGCCGTGGTTAGACCCAAGATCATTAGCAAATGCCTTGCAAAAATGGAACTCTGATGAGGTATCAGCATTGGAGGAGGCAAAATTTGTGTGGACAACTCGTTTAGTATGCAAGATTCTTAGGAATTTTAAATCAGCAGAAACAGCTTGGAGTTTTTTCTGTTGGGTCACTTGTCAGCCGGGTTTTACTCATGATATTTACACAGTACAAAGGATGATGACCCTTTTAGCACGCCACGGGCTTTCTGAATTGGTTGACCAACTATTAAACAAAATAAGGATTGAGCAAATGAGATTGCCCTTCTGCACTATCAGGTTGATCATTGATTTTTATGGTATCTCAAAGGAAGCTGACGCTGCTCTGAAGGTCTTTCACGATGATAGAAACCTGTGTGGCCCTATATCGAACTTTAATTTGATGCTTCTGTATTCCTCTCTTTTACGAACATTGACCAAGTGCGGGAGGGATTCTGATGCATTGGATGTGCTTGAAGAGATGATTATGTCTGGGATTGTTCCCGATATCCAGACGTTTTCAGGGTTGATGCATCATTTTGCACTAAATGCGGACATCAAAACTGTGCAGAAACTCTTTGCAATGGTTAGGCAGAGTGGAGTTCAACCAGATGCTTATATGTTTAAAGTCCTGATCCAAGCATATTGCAAGTGTGGGAGAGCTGCTCTTGCGTGGCGGGTTTTTGAAGACCTACGCAATTTAAAGTTGGTGCCTGACGCCGCCACAAAAGAGCTGCTTGTAAAGAGTCTTTGGAAGGAAGGAAAGCGGAGAGAGGCTGCCGCGGTGGAAGAGAGTTGTGAGGAAGTAAGTGACGCCCTTCCGCTCACATTGCGCGGCCACTTATGGACG CGGAATACTTGA
- the LOC103415983 gene encoding cold-regulated 413 plasma membrane protein 4-like: MDMGFAGLAAAAANVGFGEAEDGFGSSASRARAAFQWGGTVFALILLILNRAGRRSAMQSNFLVLYLFTSFPTVLFKILRGQFGYWVSFLAVAANLFFPQTVPDFRFPMIICVQFLVFSCLSSHLSGSLTDCVIVSWAASFV; encoded by the exons ATGGACATGGGGTTTGCTGGATTGGCGGCTGCTGCTGCAAATGTTGGATTTGGAGAAGCAGAAGATGGATTTGGATCGAGCGCGAGCAGGGCTCGAGCTGCCTTTCAATGGGGTGGAACCGTCTTTGCCTT AATTTTGTTAATCTTGAACCGAGCAGGGCGGAGATCAGCCATGCAAAGTAACTTTCTTGTACTGTACTTGTTTACAAGCTTCCCAACAGTGTTGTTCAAAATTTTGAG GGGGCAATTCGGTTATTGGGTTTCCTTTCTGGCTGTTGCCGCAAACCTCTTCTTTCCTCAAACTGTTCCAG ATTTTCGTTTTCCGATGATTATATGTGTGCAGTTTCTCGTTTTCTCTTGTTTGTCGTCACACCTGTCTGGGTCGCTAACGGACTGCGTGATAGTATCGTGGGCTGCATCTTTTGTCTAA